From a region of the Williamwhitmania sp. genome:
- the speA gene encoding biosynthetic arginine decarboxylase, giving the protein MRKWRIEDSAELYNITGWGVNYFSINEKGNVIVTPKKNGVAVDLHELVEELLIRDVSAPMLIRFPDILDNRIEKMWSCFKIAAEEYDYKGQNFIIYPIKVNQMRPVVEEIVSHGKKFNIGLEAGSKPELHAVLAINTDTESLIICNGYKDEDYIELALLAQKMGKRIYIVVEKLNELKLIATISRRLKIKPNIGIRIKLASSGSGKWEDSGGDVSKFGLTSSELLEAVDFLEKNKLKDCLRLIHFHIGSQVNKIRRIKIALREASQFYVQLYKYGFHIDFVDIGGGLGVDYDGTRSSNSESSVNYSIQEYVNDSIFTFVDAANKNNIPHPNVITESGRSLTAHHSVLIFEVLETTSTPSWDDEEVVGADAHELVRDLYSLWETLNQTRMLETWHDAQQIREEALDRFSLGLIDLKTRAQVERLFWSIAREINQMNAETKHTPEDLRPLPKLLSDKYFCNFSLFQSLPDSWAIDQIFPIMPIQRLDEKPDRSATLQDVTCDSDGKIDNFISTRNFSHDLPVHSIKSKESYYLGVFLVGAYQEILGDLHNLFGDTNAVHVSVGRDSYSIDQIIDGETVAEVLDYVQYNSKKLVRTVETWVTTSVKNGIITAEEGKEFLSMYRSGLYGYTYLE; this is encoded by the coding sequence ATGAGAAAATGGCGTATTGAAGATTCGGCCGAACTGTATAACATTACTGGCTGGGGGGTTAATTACTTTTCGATTAACGAAAAGGGCAATGTGATTGTAACTCCAAAGAAGAATGGCGTAGCAGTCGATTTGCATGAGTTGGTTGAAGAGCTACTGATTCGTGACGTATCGGCACCCATGTTAATTCGGTTTCCCGATATTTTGGATAACCGTATCGAAAAGATGTGGAGTTGCTTTAAAATTGCAGCCGAGGAGTATGATTATAAGGGGCAAAACTTTATTATTTACCCCATCAAGGTAAACCAGATGCGTCCTGTGGTTGAGGAAATTGTTAGCCATGGAAAAAAGTTCAACATTGGGTTGGAGGCTGGGTCAAAGCCTGAGCTGCATGCGGTGTTGGCAATCAACACCGATACGGAGTCTCTTATTATTTGCAATGGTTATAAGGACGAGGATTACATTGAGCTTGCGCTGTTAGCCCAGAAAATGGGTAAGCGCATTTATATTGTGGTTGAAAAGCTCAACGAGCTAAAGTTGATTGCAACCATTTCGCGACGCCTTAAAATTAAACCAAACATTGGGATTCGAATTAAGCTTGCCAGTTCAGGTAGCGGCAAGTGGGAAGATTCCGGCGGTGATGTAAGTAAGTTTGGACTTACTTCCAGCGAGCTGCTTGAGGCAGTCGACTTTCTCGAAAAGAATAAATTGAAAGATTGCCTTCGTCTGATTCACTTTCACATTGGAAGCCAAGTAAACAAAATTAGGCGAATTAAGATAGCGCTTAGAGAAGCGTCGCAGTTCTATGTGCAGCTATACAAGTATGGATTCCATATCGATTTTGTAGATATAGGAGGTGGACTTGGTGTAGACTACGATGGAACCCGCTCTTCCAACAGCGAAAGCAGCGTTAACTACTCAATTCAGGAGTATGTAAACGACTCCATCTTCACCTTTGTGGATGCTGCCAATAAGAATAATATTCCACACCCTAATGTTATAACGGAATCGGGTCGTTCACTTACTGCCCACCATTCTGTTTTGATTTTTGAGGTGTTGGAAACCACCTCCACACCTTCATGGGATGATGAAGAGGTGGTTGGGGCCGATGCCCACGAGCTGGTTCGTGATCTTTATTCACTTTGGGAAACGCTCAATCAAACTCGAATGCTGGAAACTTGGCACGATGCTCAGCAAATTAGGGAAGAGGCGCTTGATCGCTTCAGCCTTGGTCTGATTGACCTTAAAACGAGGGCTCAGGTAGAGCGTCTTTTCTGGTCAATTGCCCGGGAAATTAACCAAATGAATGCAGAAACCAAGCATACTCCCGAAGATTTACGTCCATTACCAAAGTTGCTATCGGATAAGTATTTTTGCAATTTCTCGCTATTCCAGTCGCTTCCGGATTCATGGGCCATTGATCAAATTTTCCCCATCATGCCCATTCAACGGCTCGATGAGAAGCCCGACCGCTCGGCTACCCTGCAGGATGTTACCTGCGATTCCGACGGGAAGATTGACAACTTCATTTCCACACGTAATTTCTCCCACGATCTTCCGGTTCACTCCATAAAGTCGAAGGAATCATACTACCTAGGCGTATTTTTGGTAGGTGCTTACCAGGAAATCCTAGGTGATCTGCATAACCTCTTTGGCGATACCAATGCCGTGCACGTATCTGTTGGGCGTGATTCGTACAGCATCGACCAAATTATAGACGGCGAAACGGTTGCAGAGGTGCTCGACTACGTGCAGTATAACTCTAAGAAGTTGGTTCGAACCGTTGAAACTTGGGTTACCACATCCGTAAAAAATGGCATCATTACGGCAGAGGAGGGAAAGGAATTCCTCTCCATGTACCGCTCAGGACTCTATGGCTATACCTATTTGGAGTAG
- a CDS encoding pyridoxal phosphate-dependent aminotransferase, translating to MSKIVLEKNTLIMKVTPINNEVVFRKIKDSGLASVGKATIRELVRLVNEIEAATGEQFVRMEMGVPGLEPANIGIEAEIKALRSGVASKYPMIDGIPPLKKEIARFVKNFINIDVDEKYCLPTVGSMQGGMAAFLVANRCVVAKDKTLFIDPGFPVQKQQLRVLGMGFETFDVYNYRGAKLRDKLESYLSKGEIATILYSNPNNPSWICFSEEELRIIGELATKYDVVVVEDLAYFAMDFRKDLSKPGVAPYQASVANYTNNYMLLISSSKAFSYAGQRIGMLVVSTALANRQFPDLKRYFSSDIFGYAMVYGAVYSLSSGTCHSAQYGLAAILKAVNDGEFDFVESVKAYEVRAKQMKQLFLKNGFKLVYDMDEDQPLADGFYFTISYPGFSGDQLIEELLYYGISAISLTITGSERTEGLRACVSQVSEKQIPVLEQRLVQFHQNHP from the coding sequence ATGAGTAAAATTGTGCTTGAAAAAAACACCCTGATTATGAAGGTAACACCGATAAATAACGAAGTCGTTTTCAGGAAAATAAAGGACTCTGGCCTTGCCAGTGTTGGGAAAGCCACCATTCGCGAACTGGTAAGACTTGTAAATGAGATTGAGGCTGCCACTGGCGAACAATTTGTGCGAATGGAGATGGGGGTGCCGGGATTGGAACCCGCCAACATTGGCATTGAAGCAGAGATAAAGGCTCTTAGAAGCGGAGTTGCTTCCAAGTATCCTATGATTGATGGCATTCCTCCTCTAAAAAAGGAGATCGCCCGCTTTGTAAAAAATTTCATCAACATCGACGTTGACGAAAAGTATTGCCTGCCTACTGTTGGCTCAATGCAGGGTGGTATGGCTGCCTTTCTTGTGGCAAACCGTTGCGTAGTGGCGAAGGATAAGACATTGTTTATCGATCCCGGTTTTCCGGTTCAAAAGCAGCAACTTCGGGTGCTGGGTATGGGTTTTGAAACCTTTGATGTATACAACTATAGAGGCGCCAAGCTGAGGGATAAGTTGGAGAGCTATTTGAGTAAGGGTGAAATTGCTACCATTCTATACTCGAACCCCAACAATCCATCTTGGATATGCTTTAGTGAAGAAGAGCTACGCATCATAGGTGAGTTAGCAACCAAGTACGATGTTGTAGTGGTGGAGGACTTGGCCTACTTTGCCATGGACTTCCGCAAAGATTTGTCTAAACCAGGAGTTGCTCCGTATCAGGCATCGGTGGCTAATTACACCAACAACTACATGCTGCTGATATCCAGCTCAAAAGCGTTCAGCTATGCTGGTCAAAGAATTGGTATGTTGGTGGTTTCTACAGCGCTGGCAAATCGTCAATTTCCAGACCTCAAACGATATTTCTCCTCCGATATTTTTGGTTATGCCATGGTTTATGGTGCGGTTTACTCGCTATCGTCTGGAACATGCCATTCGGCTCAGTATGGCCTAGCGGCTATACTAAAGGCAGTAAACGATGGTGAGTTCGACTTTGTGGAAAGCGTGAAGGCTTACGAGGTTAGGGCTAAGCAAATGAAGCAATTATTTCTGAAGAATGGCTTCAAACTGGTGTATGATATGGATGAGGACCAGCCGTTGGCTGACGGCTTTTATTTCACCATCAGCTATCCGGGATTTTCGGGCGATCAGCTGATTGAGGAACTTTTATACTACGGAATAAGTGCTATCTCGCTTACCATTACTGGCAGCGAAAGGACTGAGGGCTTACGGGCATGCGTTTCTCAAGTTAGCGAGAAACAAATTCCAGTTTTAGAGCAACGGCTTGTTCAATTTCATCAGAATCACCCGTAA
- a CDS encoding 4Fe-4S binding protein has product MAKVRGAIVVDMERCKGCGVCVVNCPTKVIGLAKEVNSKGYNFAYMENPESCIGCANCAFVCPDSVITVYKAKVTEA; this is encoded by the coding sequence ATGGCAAAAGTAAGAGGAGCAATTGTGGTGGACATGGAGAGATGTAAGGGCTGCGGCGTTTGCGTTGTCAACTGTCCCACTAAGGTAATTGGTCTGGCAAAAGAGGTGAACTCCAAGGGGTACAACTTTGCCTACATGGAAAATCCTGAGAGCTGCATCGGTTGTGCTAACTGCGCATTTGTTTGCCCCGATAGCGTTATCACGGTGTACAAGGCCAAGGTTACTGAGGCTTAG